ttaaaaatcAAGGATTCAGTCAAACTAAGCAGGTACTCATGCCAGGTACTCCTTTCTCTACCCACATCCATGTTTGAATGCTGTTGCCTGTAATCTTTAAGCTTACTGTTGTGTTTTTGATTTTCAAGATAGTGAAAAGGACTTTTTGTGTATTGTGTGAATACTGTAAATCTGATGTTAACAGAATGGAATTTTCTTTCAACTGTATGTAGGGATGCAGTGCTGCCCAGAATTAGATATCTTTAAAGCGTTTAAAATGCAATAAACACTACATAATAATCGCCTTGTTACTTTCAATGCAATTCAAGTCTTTAAGAGGTATGTGTTTAATATTTCCTACTGTGTAGGAGAATTTGCAGTCAGCCATAGTACAGAGAAGTGGAATGGCTGATAACAGACTTCTAAGGCAAATGTAAATACAAAGACAGATGCCACCAAACGATTACAATGTTCATGGCAAGAATGTGTGCTGAAAAACTGTTGTTGGAAATGAAACAGCTAAACAATAGGAAATACAAATGCTGTATTAAAAGGAAAACTTGAAGTTTTTTCCCCACTCTTGACATAGCTTTCTTACTCTTACAGAAGGTCTTTAGTTGTATTCCTGAAATAAGGAACTAACAATGGAGAGTACAGCTGATAAATGAGCTTCTTGCAACATAATTTGTTActgtaatttcattatttatgcTAGGAACTCTTAAACACTTTATGTTGATTATTAAACCATTAATGCTACATTATTGCTTCTAAAGCCAGTCACGTTCAATGTTGACATTTTTGTAGAGTTAAGATGACAGCTAACAACTGGGCCAATATATAGGAATGGTAAACTGAATGCTCTTAATGCTGTCTAATTGTCTGTTTTCCCAAAATTTTGCATTATAGGACTACTACATGAAGAGTCTGCGAAGACAGCGGAAGACAGCTTAAACTGAAGATCTGCTTTAAAATGAGGTGAAAGAAAGCTGTAGTGGCGTAGAAAAATATAAAGTTgagttagaaattttttttttataaaatttaattcagGACTGGTGTTTCCTCCCAGAGTTCAGAAAGATGTGTTGATAATAGCACATATGCTACTGAGAATATAAGTCCtgtatcctttttttctttaagacttttTAAGATAAGAAACCAACATAACCTGAACACATGGCTTGCTCAGTGTTTAATTGCAAGTTTTCATTCTTGGACTTTAAAACACAAGAATAAATGTTTAGTATTTGTGTGAATCAAACTAAAATGAATCCCATTTTTACAACTTAAGCTATTCCTAGCTTCTTGATATacaagaaatggaaataaagtatCTTTGAATTTCTGTTACAAATTCGATTGTCTCTGTCATTGAACGTTTAATATTAAATAAGTTTCTTTCCTAATAAATCTACTCATGTCTTCAAGCTTAGTCCATTAATTTGGATGCTTAGTTATTCTGTGgtgtttgtgggtttggggtggttttgtgcCATCAGTTAGTATTTCATTTCAAGCTTGCTTTTTCTGCAGTTAGATGGCTGCTGGATACTCTGTCCCCTAAAAAAAGTGCAGCTTGTGCTGCACTTGGTtaagaaattacagaaatctcACAATAAAAATTGTAGGCCTTAAGCCTTTATAAGGCACTTAGATTCTTACAGCATTATCAGAAAAATGCCCTGGCTGAGACTGGCCATCAGACTGCCTTATATTTGCATGGTAGTATCTGTTTGGAATATTAATGAACAACGCTCTGCAGTTGGTAAGCATCACAGCTCCACGTTAAGACAGGTCCTTGCGAAGCTGTAGGTCAGGAAAGCGGAGTTCGTGTTGGGGAAGAACTGCGCCAGGTCAGCAGCAGCGATGTTACTTCAGTGTCTGTAAGAACCTgaatttgcacttttttttttttttttttaaaaaaagcattatcCTTTGTATTCAGAACTTGACTATAATACTGTAACTTGCTTGTTCTACTGTTGGTGAGTCTCGCCTGTTTGTGGAAGTGCGCTCATAAAAGGATCTGCACTTGGGTccctctgcagcagtgctggtttCTGGTAAGGAGGGACGCCACGTGCCCTTTCTGACACCCATACAGGGGCACAGGGGCTTGAGACTGGGCGGAGGCGGGGAGGGAActtagtaagaaaaataaatgcaagtggGAGCAAGCAAAATTATAATTCAGTTCTAATTATGGACTGTGCGTGAACTCCCATTCCTTTTGAAACCTGTGCAAGAGACATCATTCAGCTGCTGCCTGCATGTGTTACTTCTTTCAGTGGCTAAAATGTTTGTCTTTGCTGTAACAATGTGCACTAAGGGTTTCCCTTCTTTTGCAGAGGTATAAACTAGAAAATGAGGTACCTTGTAGCAACTTGAACTGGGATCCAGACATGACTGACAGTGGAGTCTTTCTCTAGTGCattaaagctgaaggaaaaactTTCTTTGGGAGCATAGGAGGCATGGTGCCTTTCTAGTAATTACCTTCAGATTTGACTGTAACGAGCATCTCCACAAGAGATTCATCTGTGGGAAAAGCATCGTCTTCAGAGCTTGAGCCCAAGATAAATATAATCTCAGATTTTCTAGGAGTGCTAAGCAAAAAGCAAGTATCTTATTTAAGTAAGCACCTCCTACATGCTTTCTCCATACTGGTTTTGACAGCCTGGCAGTCTTTTATGAGGTGTTAAAAATGTACTGGCCCAAGATTTTTCAAAGTTATGTTGAAATTTTAAGAGCCTCCTGTCCACTCTAGAGTGCCATGTATCatcccacacacaccccctgaaAAAGGAAGAGATCTAGGTACTTGAAACAACTGAGACTTTAATATAAGTGAAGAGTAGCAATGTCAGTTCCGTACAAGTTTGTAGTGCAAACAAAAGTTGTCCTTGGAAGAACAGTAAGTTTTGTAAACTTAGTTTCAGTTGTCATACCAACGGTTTgttgttcaaagaaaaaaaacaacaaaaaaagttaacTAGTGTGCCTTAGAGTTTATCAAACTgcataaaacatacaaaaatatttctctgaatgCATAGACTTACTGTTAATATTACAGTCAGATCATGATTAACGTTTTAGTCTTGTCACATTAACAGTTATTCTTGGTGGAAACTAGagcaaataaagctttttttataaACCAGCTGCTCCTGTAGCTGAATGTTCAGTAATTAGTGGAGGCAGTCTTTATACAATTCCctaaaaactgaaaagcaattaaCACTTAATTTTGAGCCATTTAACTACTACTGGTTTTGAAACAGTTATTGCACATAATCTGAACTAGCCTCCAAGCTGTGCTGGAAAGATAAATACACAattgttaaaacaaaaacatccctgtcctacaagaaaaaaaagcaggagctGTAGTTAGGAAATTTTACTTCATACTGTGTCACAGTCTTGAGCGTACCAGGAGTTGAATGGGGCTTTGAAGTAGCCCAGCTCCCACATAGAGAAGAGGGAGTCTGCAGAGTTTAAGTGAAAGAAGTGGGAAAGGATGATAATTATTTTGAATGCACTAAGCAGGCGTTTTAAGCCTAAGTAGCTTGGTGAAGTCCTGAACCCAGAGTCGAGCTCTCTGCTGGTAGAAGGGTTTGTTATTCTGACAGGTTCTGACCAGCCTCGCTCCGAGGAGCCACCTCAGGGCTGAAGCAGCTGAGGGCAGGGCGGTAGCCACGCTGCGCCTACCAAAACGTGCTGATTCTACTATTTATGGTCTGAATGTCGACATTACAGTCCAGATCAACAGCAACAAACACCGCATCAGCTGTGCATAAACTCTGCTCTAGTGCTGCTTAATGCAGAGATGGAAGGAAAATCAGTGCTATTgggggaagaataaaaaaagcagCTCGTGTTCAGATGAAACAACTCCCTCACCCCTTCATCCACCCCAGTATCCAGTTAAGGTTTTTAGTGCATAAGTCATCGTTGTAGTTTTTGatacaaaaaccaaaaagcctCCTAAGGTTGAACTTTGCAGTCTACAATGTTAACAGGAAAAGCCTCCAGCAATGCTGCTACTTAAATACTTTGTTGGGAGTGACTTCAGGGTGTGTTTTAATGATGACTTGCCATTCATAAAACCACAGATGGAATTTTTTATTACTGGCTTGCTTAAAAACAAGTCAAGTAGCCCGTAGCTTAACCAgagtctggggttttttcccctctaaaaaaaTTCAACTGAAAGCACCTGGAGGCATTCAGCCCTTTCAGCCCTCATCTGGCTAAAACTGTGGATGCAAAGTGACAGCAGACTGCACGTGTTCCAGGTTACAGGTCAGTTACTTGCTAACGGTGTACGTTCCAGTGCAGCACGGCTAATCAGCATGGTACGCTCCTGACAGTTGTGGGAACGGCAGACAGGAACCGCACGGCCTGGGACTGGCCTGGGGGGGCTGACTTAACGGTACTGATGTCCGGTGTGCCTAATGCAGTCTCCTCCCAGCGGtgggaaaataaatgaacaaaaccaCGGATGCAGATTTGTGATCCCCTCCCTAGCTCCTGAAACAGAAGAGCTTTCTGAAAGGGCACTTCTAACTTGCTCTGTGACTTAAATGCTCCTTAATTAAGAGAGgcttcagtatttttttgtgGAGGTGGAAGGATGCCATCGCTTAAGTTACAGTATTCTCAGATGGGAAAGGAATGTTTAAATGTGGACACTCCACTTAATTTCAGCCCAGTGAAAATTCTTCTCCTACCACTTCAGAGCATTAAGTATTTCTATGACCAGCAGGCAAAACAACACATCTTGGTAAGTCTTCAAGAAGGGGCTTGCAAGTTTTACATTTTTAGAGAGCAACTGTTCATTGCATGCCAAATATGCTCTGACGTTTAACTTCATCAGgaagttaaaaaatatatatatatatacacagacacacacacaatttcCTGAATCTCTTTTCCATGAGTCTTATTTGGTCAAAGAGTGGGAGTACTCAACATACATTTCATATCAATAATTTAAGTCTTTCCTGCCCTCTGTTGCCAAATACCACAATAAACTTCACTGAAATACACTGGAAGCATGTGATTTTAGTAGATAAATGAGGTATCCCTTATCTGAATACAGTatcaagtaaaaaaataaaagcgaAGGGGATattaaatataaaagataaaCTATTAGTTAAAATAGTAACCCTAACAATAACTTAAGGTTTTACACACGCTTAATTCACTGCCCTCAGAAGGCAGCAGCATATAATTACCATCTTTTCATACTCCAGATGTGTCTAGAAGAGTCAGTAGGTCAGCTTCGATGCTCTGCTGTTGTAGCATGGTCTCTCGGTCAAAGTTGACGCAGCATTTCTGAAAGGAGAGCTGTCGCTTTTCACAAGAACTAACTCAAGCTCTTGGAAGTCCTGAAGTCTGGCAACATCCTTGTCCTTTTAAAGAACAGACAGAACTACGCATTACTTCTAAACCTATCtggttattattatttataataatggCTAAAGGAAGTAAAAACTAAAATCCCAGGGAGGTCACACCCAATGGTAAGAATAAAAGTGCTACCAGTATACGCTTTCTTTCAAAgcgtgtttgttttttttttctcttttaaccgtacatttttttctccttgaactGCATTATGATTTCACTGTGTCTATGCATGTCACTTAATGAAGAGTTGTGACCAAATGCATTTCATTTACAGACCTCCAGAATAAGTATTTTTGGAACAGAAGAGCATGTTCATTTGATAATGGCATATCTTTAAATTATTCACATCCCATTTTGTGGGTTTTCTCCCCTTACTATTTGTTCTTTTTAGACAAGCAAACAGTGAAGTAGTACATGGCAATTATGTTAAAAGCACACTAATGCGCTGTTTcgaatacatttttaaaaaagtcaagCTGTAATAGTTTCATGCACTTAGGAGGTGAAACACTGCGTATTTTGACAAGAATATTTTGAAGTGATGAAGTTTTAAGAAAAGTCTAAAATCCTTTTGAATTTGTGAGCTTaagtcaagggttttttttaacacaagGCGATGTTTTGCCAATCTTTTTACAAAAATACCTTCTCTGATGTGTGCAAAGTCAAATTAATCTCTGGTTTCAATTCTTACCTTTCTTACTAGTGTATTAGGTAACTTTCTGATCTTCTCTACTTGTTCTGGATTAATGCCCAATTCACAGCAACTCACTCTGAGCAGATCTTGATAGGTCAGTTCTTGTCTGTCCAGTTCAATTTCAATGAAGTCATTGTCTCTGAGGTTCTGGACTCTCACCTTAAGCACAAGTTCTGATtgaaaaagaagattaaaaggttttttttctaaaaaaccgcaaccaaacaaaaaaacctcacccaTACCTAACACTACAGTATTTATCATTCTCTTCTGAACTCAGGTTTTATGATTACAATACCTGTATCTCACTGAGAAACACCATGCAGTTAATAAAAGCTTCCATTTGAAAAGCAAGACATACACAGGGGAACCACATGCACAGTGTTAAAAATCTGATCTGTCTGGTCACAAGTCAAGTTGTTACCAACCTACCAGAGATGCATTTGATGCTATAGAATATAGTGGAAGACCTGAATTTTTATGTTGCTTGGACTGATCTTTCCATTGGTCTGCAAAGTATTACCATGTCTGACATACAGTTTAACAGTTATTTTACctagcagaacagaaaaataaaatgttctggGTAGTTCTGGCCAAAGAATTCAACATCTCTGCCTCTACTCAACACAAGTCTGAAAGGGGAACAATTCTTTAACTCCCTCTTTCACCTTGGAACCGAATATAAGATGGAAAATTACACTTCATTACCTTGCATGTTACATGGGAAAGTTCCAGTAAAGAAAAATGGTTGAAAGGTTGGTGCAGGACCAGTGGGCGACCTGTCAGGCTGCAGAGGTTCGGCCTGTCGGGCTGCTCCAGGCGGGACCAGAGCTCTGTGGTGGGGTGAGgccggccggggagcggggccgttGTGCACCCCGGGCTGGGCCTGGGGAGCGGGGCCGTTGTGCACCCCGGGCTGGGCCTGGGGAGCGGGGCCGTTGTGCACCCCGGGCTGGGCCTGGGGAGCGGGGCCGTTGTGCACCCCGGGCTGGGCGCAGCGCGGGGCCgtggcagctgctggtgggacGGGCAGCTCTTCCTCAGCCTCTAGTGTGGGAAAGTCATCGTCGCTGTTGCATGATGTAGGTGTGCATATGCTTTCAACCTGAGTTGCGGATGAGCAAGGACTAGTTTCACACTGGGAAGCAGAAGAGATGGAAGCACTTTCATTCTGGGATTCTGCCAAGCTGTCTGGAATGCTTTCTTCCGTGTAAACATAAGGGAGTGGTGGGCTGGCCAAGTAGTTTGCAACAATTGGCAAATTTAAATCCTTCGCTCCTTGGTATTCAGATTCTTCCTCTGTTAACGAAGTTCAAAAAAGAGGGGTGGgggatggagagagaaaaaaaccaccatgttATTGGATAGCTCTTTATCATTTCAAATCTAGTTAGTTTTCCTGTTGTGTCTTAAAACTACATCACACTCCGATGTAAGCAAAAGCTGATACTAATGTATCATATGTATGTAACACCTGGAAGGCAAGTAGctctaaaatgaaagaaaaatctacaaATTTCTACAATGtattgtgcttttaaaaagcaaagtagGAAAAAATACCTGTTGAAAGATACGTCATTTCTAGCAGTGTTATTCAGGATTTTCAAAGGAACTGTATGACTAGTATTCTTCACTAAATCTCGTTTTACAATGCTTTTAATAACACTGCTGTAAACAGTTTATTATAACCCATGCCAACAAGTTAAACCGAGTATTTCTTCAGGTAAGTGACTGTTTGATATAATACCCAAGCCACCTCTTCTCTTGCTTAAAAGTACTGCAGTAAATTACATTCTTGCCTGACAGAGCATTACAGGACATAAATATTAATGTCAAAGCAGTTCCGAAAGATCTGCTCAACAGCACTACACTCCCAGAATAAAAATCATTTGGGAGAATATAAGTGATATGTGTTTGTTCCCCAGGAAACACATGAAAGCTTAACAGACAAAATAAGGCAACTGTGAACAGAGTTCATTCACACACCCTTGACAGTTTAGATGTTAAAAACAGAACGCAAGTCATTTGTCATGAACTAAGTGCAAGAGATGAACACCTTgcccaacagaaaataaaatgctcatGCAAAGAACGTGCCATTCCTTCAGTTGTGACAGCTGTAACCTTAGTCATGATTTAGCTGCAACTTCATTTAAGATAACTGCACTGTTGATGTAAGAGCATATCATTGTAGAGAGCAATTTAAGTGCAATTAGCAAAAGACAGAACATCAACATTTCCAAAGGTGAAGCACTTAAAACTTTTAAGCTGGAGCACAGTACCTAGATGCTGATGGAAGCAGGATCATCACATACATCTAACTAGGTTTGCTGTTCATATGAAAAGTGTAAGATGACAGAAGCATGGGGCAAAAATTAACCACACTGTAAGTCACAGTGTAACAAAATCCTCAGGAGCTGTAACTTCAGAAATGCTGCAGTTGTTCTGAGTGGATTTGTAAGATTTCTTATGGTCAGAGAACAGTCAAACTGTACCACTGTGAAAGCCTCTATCCATTTGCAGCCTGCATGCTAGCTTCTGCTTAATGAGAGCCAACAGGACTGCAGTAGGACATTTCCCAAAGTATACAGCTTTTCAATCTCTTGATGACACAGCTCAGAATAAAAGGCCTTCCTACTTGAAATCCCCACGTGTATTTGCCTGAGTATGAATTACAGTTACAAATCAGAGCTATCTAACGAGATACGATAGTCCCAGGCCAAGTTTTGCCAATCTACTGCCTCAGATAAAAGCACTAAAAATGCTTTAGTTTTTAGACCAAGAATTCTAGATGACTCTTCAGATGGGAACAGTACCTCCCAAAATCTTCTGGATGTCTGGTTTTGAAGTTAACTGTGCAGCCAGCTCTCCTTTAGTGGTGAGGATCTGCTTATCTGCACCAGCATCCAGCAGGCAGGCCACCACGGGAGCGTGGTTCCGCTTACAGGCCCAGTGCAGACAGGTCCTGCGGGAGGAAGCAGAGGGGTTGTGCTCGCAGCTCAGACCCAGCGCCCCGGCTCCCCCTCACGGGCCCCTCCTAATTCACCTGAGTTGCACCTAGAGCGACAACAACTGGGAATAAAGTTTCCTTCGCTGcatcacttttttaaaagttatgaatCTAGTGTAAGCTCTGTGGGGCAAGGCCCCCCTTTGCCTTGCTGCAGCGCAAGAGTGAGTCCCCACTGGTGTCCCACTGGTGTCCATGCTGGGGGACGCGAGCAGCTCCGCGAGAGGTCCTCGAGCAAGCTCGAAGTGACCGGTGGAAGGAGGGTGGCCTCTTTACTGTGATCCTCTTTAGCTGTAAATCTCAAAGCCTCCTGagattaacatttccttttttgtaAAGAGGAGAACTAAGAAGAGCCGCGTCCTCAAAGCGTCTCTCCCCTACCCCCGAGGAGGGGTGCCCAGCCTCAGGgggggagccccgagcccagcacacGTCCGGCCAAACGCCCCGCGCAGCACAGGGCAGGGCCAGCCTccgcgccgctgcccccgggAACCGGCAGCCCGGGGAAGCCGCCCGTACCCCCGGCACCGCGCTGggccccccccggcgccgccgcccccggcccggcccggccgccgctcaCCAGCCGTCGATCTCGTTGCGGGAGTTGATGTCGGCCCCCGCGCCCAGCAGCCGCCGCACCTCCTCCACgtcccccagcgccgccgcctcccgcagccgctcctccagctcccgcgcCTCCGCGGCGCCGCTCATCGCCGatgccggggcgcggggccggcagACGCTCGGcagggcccccccccacccctcccggcTCCTCGGCCCGGCTGCGGCCGCCGCTGCAGCCCcaccccgccgcggcggggccgccggagCCCGTCAGAAGGCGGCGAGGGGCCGGCGGGCCGGGCGGCCTCCTCAGCGCCGCGCCAACgggccctccccgccccgccgcccgccgccccggccctTCGCTCCGCCGGGCGCCCTCACAgccgccgccatcttgcgcccggggccggcgccgggtgCGGGCCGCGcagggccctgcccggggcaAACCCGCCCGGAGGGAACCGACCCCGGCGCTGCGGTGACGCGAGGGCGCAGGCGGGTGAAAACACCGAAAGTGAAGCGTTTCCTCTGGAGggctcttcccccctccccgccgcccgccctgcAAACGGCCCTGCGCGGGGGCTTGAGGGGAGACGGCTcctgggggagaggggagaagctGCGATTCGGAATGTGCAAAGGCACCTCGCGCTGGCTTTGCCCTCTTCGGGGGGGTTTTAAGTAGCTTGAGCCGCCGCCGCTTGGCTCCTGCTTCACACcgtgaggccgccgcgggctggGGCCAAGCAGGTGCCTGGGGATGGGTTCAAAAGCCACGGGCTGGGGGCAAAACCGCCGGGGGTTTCCCCTGACACCCCCAGCCCCGGTACCCCCGATTCCCAGCCCTTGCTCATGCTCTTGGTTAAATCACCGCGGTGTGCGCTGCGGAGCTCTTTTTTAACTTACCAGTTTCTATTTTGGCATCAGGGTCTGCCACCAATGAGAAATTTGCACTAAGCTGTTCTGGTTCATTTCATTGCCTCTCTTTTATCGCTTACTTTTCTTATTAGAGACATTATTTTTAACCTACCATTTAATTTAGGACTTGGTTTGCAGTCGCTTTGGACTGCCGTGTTCCTGCTGTGGCACTTGGGGCAATTATGTGACGACTGTGCCTGCAGCATTCACTGTCCGAACGGTTCCCTAATATCTATCAATATACATGAAgcttcaaaacacagaaaaagaacaatCACCTTCCTTTTATTCAGTTGGGAGAGGCTGAGGCCCACAGGATAGACCTTTCTGTTTCTCCGAGGGAATGCCCAGCATCCCTGCAAGCCGCCCTTGTGAACGCAGGAGGGACACGCACAAACAGTGGTGATGTGACATTTTTAACTAACATGACAAAGGTTACACAGTGACTCGGTGGCATTTTTCTGACACCGGATCACATGCTGTTGATCTCATGCAACAGAGTGCAACAGGCTGAGCAAAAGTTTTACCCAGCTTGGACCAAAATATGAGAAACTGTGTGAGAAGCAATTCGATTTAGAGGATGGTTTGCAAACAAGATTTACCCAGTGACAGCTGCAAATTCAGACCTCTGTGACCTCGAAGACCAGCCTTCAACTGGACACTGCTGTGGcctagatatttttattttaactcacTTCCTTTTTCAgtaaaagctgttttaaatgaTCACACATTTTAACCCATAATCCGTTTTGTCCGTTTTCAGCATCTGTGGCATAAAGTTGTAAAACAAAGACAAGGCACATAAATGTGGAGACCTGGCGATACATTGTAGGAAGCAGAACCCTCTCTTGCACACTGTGAAAGCTTTAAAGCCCAACTTGTTAAAGCTGGAAAAATCTGGTAGGATAAAATAGCAAAATAGCCTTTTCCAAAGTCATATGTGACGTCTCTCAGACTGATGGGGAAAAGCTATTCAGGAGAAGAGTGCAGGAGTAGGCCCAAAACCAGAAACACAGATCCCAGTCCACCAGTAAAACTGCGCTGTGCCACTAGATGTCATGGTGGAACAGCAAGAGATGCCCGAAGTGTGGCTTTGTGCTTCTTGCTATAATTGTAAAATGCCTTTAAATTTGTCTCGGCACATCCATGGTGTCTCCATACAGCTTTGATCCTGCGGATTTCAAAGCTCTGAACAGTGCAGAGGGACATTATGCAATGTTTCAACAACAAGCACAGGGAAGCCCTGTGCGGAGAGCTGATTTCTTCagggttgtggggctttttttttttttttttttattcctctacTTGAGCTCCTCTCCCAAGGCCACACCAGGGCTTTTAAGGACTCGAAGCCGGCAGGCGATGCACTGAGATGGTCTCTCTCACGCTCTCTTGGGATGAGTATCCTACTCTGTCGTGCTTGTGCCAAGCCCTGTTAAATGCAACTCGGGTTCACCATTGCTTAGTTACACAATGTACTTCTCCCTGGAGTCATAAGATTTCCTCCTGCAAGAAAGACTGTGTAGAAGAGGATTAGCAGCGAGTTCACTTGACTCAAAACTCCCCACTGCCGCCATGAGCCTTCCTGCTTGCCCCTCACGTGAGGAGCCTCAGACCCCTCGCGCGCCTGGCCCCCTTCCCGTTTACTGGCCCTAGTGTTGCACACAGCAGAACTGAGCAAAGCCAGGAACAcgttcttcccctgctccttccctcccctttcccatATGGCAGCTGGGTTTGTGCCCACGCTTGGCAAGCCCCTGTGGTGCCTGTACCTGTGTGGGGCACACGTGCGTCCATCTCCCTTccaagagcagcaggagctgcgcGGATCCGGATTCAGAGAGGCAGGTGCTGGCAGAGGGCTGGCCATCGcctttgggagctgctgggaaTCACACCCGGTGCTGCGTGTGTGAGCAGTCATTTTGCCTCCCAAATGTCCCTGCTAAATGTCCTTGGCCTTCAGAAGGAACATGCTGAGCACCAAGCTGCAgcaagagtgtgtgtgtgtagctcAGATCAgtgatcttttattttctttgtgatttaCAGGTGCTCGGTGCTCTCTGTGTGTTCACCACCTGAGGAGGAACCGTATGGTCCAGCCTTGGGCGCAGCCCTGGCAGCCTGAGGGCactgctggggaggctggggcaTGCCTGGCAGCGCAGAGCCAGCGCTTAGCTGGGACATGCTGAGACATTCTGCTGCTGCAGGGAATAACCACAAGGGAGAGTTGGGCCAGTCTTTGTCCTCAGAGCAAGTTTTCCAGATTTTATTGGTTTAGTTTTAATATCTGTCTTTTTGCAAGCTTCTGACTATGACTGAACCTCTGGATTgatccttttctccttttttggaGAAACAATGGTCTGTCTGCTCTTTGCTCCCATTTATTTTAAGGCTTATGAAGTTTTTTAGTCCCTTTTCATTTCAGGTTTCAGTCCCCAACTCCTTTAACCAAGTTCTCAGTCtcaaaattattaataaacatCTTTTTAAAGGCTTAATTCCCAGTTACACAGTGATACAGCTGTACAATCATATTTGAAGCACCCAGTCCCCACCCAACCCACCAAAATAATGTTTCTGGAAATTTCAACCAACCCTGCACTTGTGTAAGgtattagaaataataattaagGGTAGTCAGAAACCTTGAACATTATACTTAACGTGCATACAGGGAGAGGTATTCAAAGCCATTATGGCATTAAGGCTCAGGGAAATGGCAGGACTGGTGGGGaataaaaatggaattaattAGAAGTGAAGGCCAATATTCACCCAGATTTTAACTAATTTATGCTGCTTACTTCGGGCCTTTCAA
The sequence above is drawn from the Athene noctua chromosome 18, bAthNoc1.hap1.1, whole genome shotgun sequence genome and encodes:
- the LOC141967904 gene encoding ankyrin repeat domain-containing protein 40-like isoform X4 gives rise to the protein MSGAAEARELEERLREAAALGDVEEVRRLLGAGADINSRNEIDGWTCLHWACKRNHAPVVACLLDAGADKQILTTKGELAAQLTSKPDIQKILGEEESEYQGAKDLNLPIVANYLASPPLPYVYTEESIPDSLAESQNESASISSASQCETSPCSSATQVESICTPTSCNSDDDFPTLEAEEELPVPPAAATAPRCPGVHNGPAPRPASPHHRALVPPGAARQAEPLQPDRSPTGPAPTFQPFFFTGTFPCNMQELVLKVRVQNLRDNDFIEIELDRQELTYQDLLRVSCCELGINPEQVEKIRKLPNTLVRKDKDVARLQDFQELELVLVKSDSSPFRNAASTLTERPCYNSRASKLTY
- the LOC141967904 gene encoding ankyrin repeat domain-containing protein 40-like isoform X6, encoding MSGAAEARELEERLREAAALGDVEEVRRLLGAGADINSRNEIDGWTCLHWACKRNHAPVVACLLDAGADKQILTTKGELAAQLTSKPDIQKILGVTEEESEYQGAKDLNLPIVANYLASPPLPYVYTEESIPDSLAESQNESASISSASQCETSPCSSATQVESICTPTSCNSDDDFPTLEAEEELPVPPAAATAPRCAQPGVHNGPAPPSPHHRALVPPGAARQAEPLQPDRSPTGPAPTFQPFFFTGTFPCNMQELVLKVRVQNLRDNDFIEIELDRQELTYQDLLRVSCCELGINPEQVEKIRKLPNTLVRKDKDVARLQDFQELELVLVKSDSSPFRNAASTLTERPCYNSRASKLTY
- the LOC141967904 gene encoding ankyrin repeat domain-containing protein 40-like isoform X2, coding for MSGAAEARELEERLREAAALGDVEEVRRLLGAGADINSRNEIDGWTCLHWACKRNHAPVVACLLDAGADKQILTTKGELAAQLTSKPDIQKILGEEESEYQGAKDLNLPIVANYLASPPLPYVYTEESIPDSLAESQNESASISSASQCETSPCSSATQVESICTPTSCNSDDDFPTLEAEEELPVPPAAATAPRCAQPGVHNGPAPQAQPGVHNGPAPRPASPHHRALVPPGAARQAEPLQPDRSPTGPAPTFQPFFFTGTFPCNMQELVLKVRVQNLRDNDFIEIELDRQELTYQDLLRVSCCELGINPEQVEKIRKLPNTLVRKDKDVARLQDFQELELVLVKSDSSPFRNAASTLTERPCYNSRASKLTY
- the LOC141967904 gene encoding ankyrin repeat domain-containing protein 40-like isoform X3, with the translated sequence MSGAAEARELEERLREAAALGDVEEVRRLLGAGADINSRNEIDGWTCLHWACKRNHAPVVACLLDAGADKQILTTKGELAAQLTSKPDIQKILGEEESEYQGAKDLNLPIVANYLASPPLPYVYTEESIPDSLAESQNESASISSASQCETSPCSSATQVESICTPTSCNSDDDFPTLEAEEELPVPPAAATAPRCAQPGVHNGPAPQAQPGVHNGPAPQAQPGVHNGPAPQAQPGVHNGPAPRPASPHHRALVPPGAARQAEPLQPDRSPTGPAPTFQPFFFTGTFPCNMQELVLKVRVQNLRDNDFIEIELDRQELTYQDLLRDKDVARLQDFQELELVLVKSDSSPFRNAASTLTERPCYNSRASKLTY
- the LOC141967904 gene encoding ankyrin repeat domain-containing protein 40-like isoform X1 yields the protein MSGAAEARELEERLREAAALGDVEEVRRLLGAGADINSRNEIDGWTCLHWACKRNHAPVVACLLDAGADKQILTTKGELAAQLTSKPDIQKILGEEESEYQGAKDLNLPIVANYLASPPLPYVYTEESIPDSLAESQNESASISSASQCETSPCSSATQVESICTPTSCNSDDDFPTLEAEEELPVPPAAATAPRCAQPGVHNGPAPQAQPGVHNGPAPQAQPGVHNGPAPQAQPGVHNGPAPRPASPHHRALVPPGAARQAEPLQPDRSPTGPAPTFQPFFFTGTFPCNMQELVLKVRVQNLRDNDFIEIELDRQELTYQDLLRVSCCELGINPEQVEKIRKLPNTLVRKDKDVARLQDFQELELVLVKSDSSPFRNAASTLTERPCYNSRASKLTY